DNA sequence from the Prolixibacter sp. SD074 genome:
GTTGAAAATAGGGCAGGCAATTTATAAAAAGGCCATCGATCATGTTCATTCGGTTAGTTCTCCCCGCGTGGCTGAGATGGTCAAAATACTGGAAAACACCTATCGACTAATCAACATCAGCCTGATCAATGAATTGGCATTGTTGTCGGGTAAAATGGATATCAATATTTGGGAAGTAATTGAAGCGGCCAAAACCAAACCTTTCGGTTTCCAGGCGTTCTATCCTGGTCCGGGAATTGGTGGTCATTGCATCCCGCTGGACCCCTTCTACCTCGAGCATATTGCCAAGAAGTTCGATTTCGACCTCAGCATGATACATACCGCCGGGCACATCAACATGCGCATGCCTCATTACATGAATATCAAAATTGCTACAGCGCTGAATCGTCATAAAAAAGCAATCAATGGTAGTAAGATTCTGTTTCTGGGAGTTGCCTATAAGCCCAATATTGACGATGAACGAGAATCTCCGGCGTTGGAAATTATGGACATCGCAAAACACAAAGGAGGTGAAGTAACCTACCATGATCCTTTTATTTCTAAAGTAAAGACAAATGAGGGGCATATATTTGAATCGGTAGAATTGACAAAAGAAACATTGCAGCAAGCCGACTGTGTTGTTTTGACAACCAATCATGATGCATTTGACATGGATCTTATCCAAAAGAATGCTCAGCTAATTGTCGATATGCGAAACATGGTGAAAGAAGGAAATGACAAAGTTTACAAACTATAACGATAGTAAACGATGAGTATTCAAATGGTTGACCTCAAAGGTCAATATCAGAAAATAAAACCGGAGATTGATACAGCATTACTCTCCTGCGCTGAATCTGCGAATTACATAAAAGGTAATGAAGTCAAACAATTTGAAGATGGCCTGGCAAAGTATCTAAACACCGATCATGTCATTTCGTGTGGTAATGGGACTGATGCACTTCAAATCGCACTAATGGCTTTGGATTTGAAACCGGAAGATGAGGTGATTGTTCCGGCGTTCACCTATGTGGCAACTGCTGAAGCCATTGCCTTATTGAAACTAAAACCGGTCATGGTCGATGTCGATAGCGATACGTTCAATATTTCAATTGACAGTTTAGAAAAAGCAATCACGCCAAAAACCAAGGCAATTGTTCCGGTTCACCTCTACGGCCAAAGTGCCGATATGGAATCAATTATGATGCTGGCTGATAAATACGGCATATTTGTCATTGAAGACAATGCCCAGTCGCTTGGCGCTGAATATATCTTCTCAAACGGCACAAAAAAGAAAACTGGGACCATCGGACACATTGGTTGCTATTCATTTTTCCCAACCAAAAATCTGGGTTGTTTTGGTGACGGTGGCGCACTATCGACCAACGATTCGGAACTCGCCAAACGCTGTCAAATGATTGCCAGTCACGGTCAACAGAAGAAGTACTATCATGAAACTATAGGGTGCAATTCAAGGTTAGATACGATCCAGGCAGGCATCTTAAATGTTAAGTTGAAATACCTGGATGAATACATTTTCGCCAGAAAGAAGTCAGCCGAATATTATTTCCAAAATCTGGATGGGTTGGAAGGGCTCGTACTGCCAAACAAAGCAGCTTATGCCAACCATACCTTCAACCAATTCACGTTAAAGGTTCAAAATAATAACAGAGACAAACTCCAGGCTTTTCTAAAAGAACAAGGCATACCATCCATCATTTATTATCCTTTCCCTTTGTACGCACAACCAGCCTTTAAGCAATTCAGCCCGAATGGCTTCCAACTTGAAAATACAGAAATACTTTGCAAGTCGGTTCTTTCAATTCCTATGCATACGGAACTAACAGAGGAAATACAAGATAAAGTAATTGAATCAATTAGAAATTTTAATTGAGAATGGCAACTAAAGAATATTTTGCCCACGAAACAGCGATTATCGACGAAGGCAGCCAAATTGGAACGGGAAGCAAGATTTGGCATTTCAGTCATATCATGACGAACTGTATCATTGGGAAAAACTGCAATATCGGACAAAACGTGGTGATTTCACCGGAAGTTGTGCTGGGTGAAAACGTGAAGGTGCAAAACAATGTATCGATATATACAGGAGTTACTTGTGAAGACGATGTCTTCCTGGGACCTTCAATGGTTTTTACCAATGTCATAAATCCACGTTCAGCCATTAATCGAAAAAACCAATATGCTAAAACCCATGTAGGAAAAGGTGCTTCAATTGGAGCCAACGCAACAATTGTATGTGGTAACAACATCGGGCAATATGCACTAATTGGAGCAGGCGCCGTTGTAACCAAAGATGTTCCGGCTTATGCGTTGGTTATAGGTAATCCCGCACGTCAAAGCGGCTGGGTTAGTGAATATGGACACAGATTAAAGTTCAACGACGAAAATACAGCTGTTTGCCCGGAAAGCAAAGAGATATATATGTTAGTAGACAACCAGGTTGAAAAGAAATAAATAACTTAATTACAAGAATTTGAACGAATGAAAAACTTTATCCTTATAGGCGCTGCAGGTTATATTGCACCTCGCCACATGAAAGCGATTAAAGATACTGGAAATAATCTGGTAGCAGCCTTAGACCCTTATGATGGCGTGGGCATTATGGATAGTCATTTCCCTGACGCAGACTTCTTCACCGAATTTGAACGATTCGACCGCCACATCGATAAACTCAAACGCAAAGGAACCAACGTAGATTACGTAAGCATTTGCTCGCCAAATTTTCTACACGATTCACACATTCGTTTCGG
Encoded proteins:
- a CDS encoding nucleotide sugar dehydrogenase; its protein translation is MNNTQQILEKIHSNKEIIGVVGLGYVGLPLAVNFAEAGIKVIGFDKNQEKVDKINSGSNYIKDIRDAVLREVVDKVTLSATTDFTRMAECDALIIAVPTPLDRFKKPDMSYIESACTEIGRYMKSGTFISLESTTYPTTTEDFMLPIIENESGMKHGEDFWLAYSPERVDPGNKSFHTRNTPKVLGAMTSDGLKIGQAIYKKAIDHVHSVSSPRVAEMVKILENTYRLINISLINELALLSGKMDINIWEVIEAAKTKPFGFQAFYPGPGIGGHCIPLDPFYLEHIAKKFDFDLSMIHTAGHINMRMPHYMNIKIATALNRHKKAINGSKILFLGVAYKPNIDDERESPALEIMDIAKHKGGEVTYHDPFISKVKTNEGHIFESVELTKETLQQADCVVLTTNHDAFDMDLIQKNAQLIVDMRNMVKEGNDKVYKL
- a CDS encoding DegT/DnrJ/EryC1/StrS aminotransferase family protein, producing MSIQMVDLKGQYQKIKPEIDTALLSCAESANYIKGNEVKQFEDGLAKYLNTDHVISCGNGTDALQIALMALDLKPEDEVIVPAFTYVATAEAIALLKLKPVMVDVDSDTFNISIDSLEKAITPKTKAIVPVHLYGQSADMESIMMLADKYGIFVIEDNAQSLGAEYIFSNGTKKKTGTIGHIGCYSFFPTKNLGCFGDGGALSTNDSELAKRCQMIASHGQQKKYYHETIGCNSRLDTIQAGILNVKLKYLDEYIFARKKSAEYYFQNLDGLEGLVLPNKAAYANHTFNQFTLKVQNNNRDKLQAFLKEQGIPSIIYYPFPLYAQPAFKQFSPNGFQLENTEILCKSVLSIPMHTELTEEIQDKVIESIRNFN
- a CDS encoding acyltransferase, which codes for MATKEYFAHETAIIDEGSQIGTGSKIWHFSHIMTNCIIGKNCNIGQNVVISPEVVLGENVKVQNNVSIYTGVTCEDDVFLGPSMVFTNVINPRSAINRKNQYAKTHVGKGASIGANATIVCGNNIGQYALIGAGAVVTKDVPAYALVIGNPARQSGWVSEYGHRLKFNDENTAVCPESKEIYMLVDNQVEKK